caaatgataaaaatgtcTAGTACATAAACATTGAAAACATACAGTGAGGAGGACACCATCCTGCCAAAGGATGATACAACCCAAAAAAAGTGATAGTCAATTACATATTCTCCTACCCTTTCTTTGGACTTAGAATTATTCTAAGGAACTAAACATAGGATAATGGTCTATGGACCCCAAAGTGAATCAACAAATAACTACTGAATTTATTGTCAATGATTATGGAAGATATACGTACTCATGCAAACACAAAACATAAAACATTACCTTCCAACTAAGTAATCATCAGTAGGCAATACTATTCGCGCATTTACACAATCATAAACCCATTGAGGCTGCAAATATGCTCGAGAAAGGAATGTGTGTTTCTGAGTTGGCCTGTCAACAATCTGCACATGCAAAATTTTAGGATCATATATACTTTCAGACTAGAAGTTAAAGCTTCATCAACACAAATTAGAGGTTTAACACCCCTACAACAAGTGGAAACACATACGTGATCATGCATAGTTCAAATAATCAGGATCAGATTACAGAGGTACCTAATATCCCAAACCTCACAATCCAGCACAACACAAGGTAGTGTTCTTTGGGTTAGTGTTGGGATACAGTTGTTTGCTACAATCTGTGGCTACAGTTGTTTAGCATATCACAACAATACATGTCTAGTAGTGTTCTTTGGGTTTTGGTGCCAAAATCACATCTACCAAATCAGATTACATTTCACACGACAAATGAATTTGAAGACATATGCATTTTATATTACATCTGCTGTGTCAGACCTGATGAGTAATGCTCTGATCAGATTCGTTGAATGGAGCTCCTTCTCCCTCCCAAGAAACCAGACCTCCAAAAGCTGGGATTATAAATAGCAAAGATTCTCTAGGAACCTGGATATAAAGCAACAAAAAATCATGGAAACAAGCACAAACCCATGCTTACACATACGCACAGAGTGATAGCAGAATTATACATCTAATttgttaaataagaaaaagtaGAGGTCAATAGACTACACCAGAGGATGCATATCTCAACCCCAACTCTAAAGTGCACAAATACTCACCAACAAGACATACCATAGAGAGCCAGTCATCCAAGAAAACCACTGCTTAACATATTTGTCAACAACAAAACAAGAAACACAATCACAGAACTATCTAAAAGGACATCTGAACCCCTAAAGCTCAACAAACATTTACAAATGCTATTTTTAACACCTGAATTGCAATAATAACAGCTGTTGACTACGATTCAGGAGGAAAAGCTATTGCAAGTTGCAGCAAGGCAACATGAATTTTTATCACACGAACAATGTGAATGTGATAAAGCATACTAATAGGATGTCACTATGAAAATGCCTAAGATAAGTACATCAGAATATGACAAGGAGCAGGCAAAACATGAAAGACTCTGAAACATGAAAAATTCACTTCATTGAAAGTGAGCAAGAAAAAGTAGTCCCACTAACAGCTCAAGAAAGCCAGTGTAAAACCAAACAGAATACAGTTTTCACCAGCATAAGAAGTTCTGTGCTCAGTGTCTGCTACCATGTTATATGTAAGAAGACAACATGCCATATTTAAGACAAATAGTGATGCCAACATTCCCATGCCTCAGAAGCTTTTAGTTTATAGGAGAGCAGGAAGTCAAGAGATGTCAAATATTCATATGCAATAAATATTCAATCCAAGGATTACGAAGGTAACATCCATTTAAGTTCAACTATAAACCTCCAGATGAACAATCCTTCAGCTTATTTCCTTGAATTATGTTTTACAGCAGGTATGTTCCCTTGGGGACTGACTCTGCACCTCATTAATAGCTTCATTCCACATCAAACCCCTTCCACTTCCCAATATCCCAATCAACGAGGGAAATATTCAGTAAAATGATCAGTCCAACTCATCAAACACAAAAGATACAAGATAATAAAATCACAATAACCAATGCAAAACTATTCCCACCTCACGGCTCAAGAAAAATTTCATATTCTTGAAAAGGCTTCTACATTCCCTCGTATTGgtatcttcttcttcattgccTTCTGCATCTCCAATAAGATGCATCAATGCCCCAGGCTCATTTGAAGGAAGTTGGTGTTGGAGTTGGGCAAGTCTGAGTTCAGACTCTTCAAGTTTTGTCTCTTCGTGTTTTTCCTCAACTTGTTGGGACCCAGACAAACCGATATCTTCGGAGTCCAATTTAGAAGCTTTAGAATTGGCATCAAAGTATCTTGACAAAGCATATAGATCTGCACAAATttagaaacaaagaaaatacaGTATCAAGTTTTCATGTATTAACATGCAGAGTAAACCAGCTCTAGCCAACCCATTCTACAAAAGTAAAATATTCTCCCAATTGACTTCTAAGGAAATATTTATGAGAAACTGAGTAAGGGTAAATGGAATACCGGCTGCCAATGCTTCCAAGCGAGAATCCAGAATTGGTGGATATTTGACATTTATTGAATGATAAAGTTTGAAATTAACAAAAGCAAGGAGAGTCTGcaacaaaaaacaaataaaaataagtatTGAAAGAAATTAAGAGGAAAACAGAAACAGATGAGTGGAAAATAAATCTTCACTGAGTCTACAATAAGAGGGAGATAAGTCAATAAAAATGGATAAGGCGTgtgaaattgattaatttgatatGAAGATTTTGCACAATATGATGTGCCTATACAGTTCAAGGAGGTGCACTCAGGCTAAAGTGGGGCAGTGCCATGCTAGTACTTTGCCATAATAAAATGAATAAGGCATGAGAGAATACAATTCGGTGACAGAGTAAGTAATGATTCTTCAGCAGTGTTATCTAATGACAACTGTCTCTAGGAAAGCTTAAAATTTGAGACTCTGGCCATGTCTCCAACTTCACCCATAAAAAGTCATGCTTCATAATTGACACACATCAcctgttttgaaaaaaaattatattttggcCCTATATAAGGTTAAGCAAGTGAGTCTGCAAATCCTGCAGAAAATACCTAAGCTAATTTTATCTTCTAATCTtcatgaaaaaagaagaaaacaattaCCACTCTTCACCCTGCAAAATTCCACAGAGACTGGACACTGAATGTatgtaaaagaaaaatcaatcatGAAACCCAACATCCACTAACCTCATAGAATTCCAGGAAAGTCAGCATCACTTTGAAGTCGACGTCATCTGGCAATACTTGCTGCAATGCATGAGGAGTTAACCAAGTGACCTTTTGGCCCTCAACCTCTGCCTGCAGAGATCATTGCTCTATCAATGTCTACCAGAAAAGGACCATATACCAGGAATTCAGACTAGAAGGAAAGAAGACCAGAAGAAGATATACCTGGTAATATATTCCCTTTACAGATATGAAAGTTTTCCGAAGTTTATGAGTGCGAGAAATATAAGCCTGCCATTCATGACTCAACCTAATCCATACCGAATTAGAATATCCGATAAGTACAAGAGATATGAAGTAATATCAAGAAATGTTCAAAAGCTGTAAACTTAGTCTCACAAATATTATCTACAACAATCAAAGTAATAACCTTCGACAATTATGAATACGGTCAACTTGAATGTTTTCCCTTTCGACCCTCTGAATAGCAGGCAATGCAGCAAAGAGGTGAACCATACTGAGACAATCATCCAGATCACGTAGTGCATCAATGAATTTTGGGTACCTGTACCCAAGCAGTTATAGATGCCCTTTTTCAAGTACCTCAACTAAGCAAGCACAAAAGGTTGCAACCTCAAAATTTATGCCATCAACCAACCTCTCTCCGATAAGCCTATCTAGTGTGTATGAAGGCTTGCGGCTCAATAGACGCTCAGCAAGATCTCGGTTTTTCTTTGACTGGGCTTTCTTGACCTTCTTCTCATACGCCCGCATCTCTCTTAACTTCTCAAGTAGGGGCTCATGTTTCAAGAACAGAATATCTTTCATGTGATAATAGGTGTGGTGGGATCCCTTGACCTTCTTCTTGGGGTCTCGGGGAAAGACACCTTTGAGGATGCATAATTTCCTGTAAGGATGAACCTTAAGTACTAAAATCAGTAATCCTTTTTTACCATGCAAAACAAGCTGAAGTAGCTAATGCTCATGGAACCCCTTTTCTACTGCTTATGTTGCTACAAGCTATACACGTGCAAAGCTTTTTCTTATAACTTCCCTCGTCTATTAGATGCATTTTCACGAtggaaattttcagaaaatgTATATACAAGTTGGTTGGCCCTAACACTGTGGAAACAATCAAAGAATCTTTATCTTGTTTGCTTCACGGGAACTTTTAAAGGGCAAAATCCCTTGTCAAAAGCAATTCTCAAACTAGCTAAACCAATACAATCAGATGCAATTTGAGCTAAATAGTAAATCGTTAATCAGATGGAGGGGGAAGGCACCTGAAAACTGATAAGCTGACTTGGAGATATTTGACGGCTTGTGACCTTGTAACATATTTTGCAGCGTTCCCCTCCTTTTTCTTCCCCTGAAAACGGACGGAACATGTCACAGAACTTGGCAGTCAAATGAACTTCACTAAAACAACAATGAGAGAAAGACAATGAGCCGGGTGGAATTGAACTAACCGGAGGTCTGTAATGCTTCGGCATGGCGGCAGAGTAACACCGACTAGGGAGAGCACTTCGAATGGAGGAGACGCCAGGAACTTCGGTTTTGCCTTTGTTTGTTCGGCGGTGCGGATACAAAAACCCTAATCGGGTAAAAACCGACTTGGTGCCTTATGAGAttaattacacttacctcccttgaggtttgttCATATTACAAAACATATCGCATAGTTTGACCAAATTATATTTGTGCCCTTGTTATTAACTGTTCACCGTTAATGGATGTTGTTAAATGACCGAAAAGCCCCGGTAAAGattttataaatcaaaatcaaaagcaaaataaaaataatttttaaccaaaaaaatcaTGGGAGGgagataaataaaataagaataaaaagaatgagaaaataaatgctgataaataaaaacaaaacaaacaaatccAACTACTTTCGTAGAatgatgaataaaaaatatctactatgaagaaaccaaaaaaaaggaaaataataagatattaaaaacaaaaagaaaaggaacaaatATTTGAATCTGTCTTGTCCCAAGTTACAACCAATTCATTGTCACCATTTCATTCTATTGTCGTCCAAAGACATACACATAAGATGCAAATATCTCTAATCCCCCAAAAGGTATGGCATTGGAAGAAGAGTAAATGATAAAAAAGACCAATCACTTATTTAAGACTGCATCATTTGATCACcaaactctttttttcttttttgccaaaaaaattaTTGAACTTATACAAATATACCTTTAAATTCATTTATAGCCAAAACTTGGAAGGATGATGCCAAAAGATACTTCATTAGATTCACTACACTTCAATTTAATACTTTAACTTAtgaataaatttatatatattgacagtgtatataagGTTAATTATTAATCttaaataaaattctcattatcTTTAAATTATCTTTTGAACACGCTGGTGCGTGATATAAAAAAAGACCAGTGAGGCCATTATTGAGTTGATGTGGCTTTCACATTTGCCGAGTCTTTTAGTGGGCAGGCTCATGAGCAAATGGGCCAGAGGGATCAACGGGTAAATGAGTTCTTGTGCGACGCCCCCGTCTACCGCCAATTCAGTCACGTTGAAAtgccaaaattttaaaagtttcCCGCCTCTTCCAACCACCATCCTCGCGCCAAGTCAAACTGCACGGGAAACCCCATATCTAATCATATTCGGTCCTCCAAACCCCCTTTCagctcctctctctctctctcttcatatCTGACGGAGATCGTTTTATACTAACACGAAAATGCAGAACTTCATAGCTCAATCGTTCTTCCGAGATATCAATTCCAGAGAGCTCAACGGATTCCGAGGTTCGCTTAACCGCGGCagagtttttttgtttttttgttttgcctTTTTCCTCCCTCTAATTGAAGTTCTCtgtagttttaattttaatgttatttatttttccccAGTGAAGAAAAGACCCTATATAGTGGATGAAAGGCCGGAATCAAGCCAACTTGGAGCCGTATCTGTCGAGCACAATGGCAAGACTTCACCTCCAATGGCTCTCTCTTTTTGCAAGGTTAATAATCCATCGCTCGAAGTAATCACTACACGATATATGTGTGTAGTAAGCTTTTgaatttctttgttctttttatctaaatattttaaagaaattttaaTATGTCCTCAATTTTAAGAATGCAGAGTAATGAAAACGCTCATATTCTAGCTGTTACGGATGAGGCAGGGTACATCAGCTTGTATAATACTCGCTTAAAATTTCCATCTTCTTCAACTTATCAACAGAATACAGGTCGGATAAATTTTTTTGCCTAGATGTTGTTTGTGTAATTGAATTAAACTTTAAAAACTTGTCAAGTATTGATTACGACTTACCTCTGCAGAAAAATGTAGAATTTTGGAGTGGGTTGCCCATGATAATGCCATTTTTGATATTTGTTGGATcaaggtattttttttttctcttgactTTCTTCCAATTGAAGTCGAATCAGCAGATTTTTATGAGTTCAATAGATTATAATCTCCCATAAAAGTTTGTCTACGGGTCATGTTTTTTTACATGGGAATTGCTGCCAATTTGGGATTTTTTAACTTAAAAAATATGCATCTTATGTTTTGCAAATTGGCATTGCGATTTTACTTCCATCACAAGTTCAGTCTTGATAGCTTTGACATAATCAAGTTTAGTGTGCTTTACGGTTGCAAACTTGCAGTTGCCTAAAGTGGTTTCTGTGATAAGTCAAATAAAGAGGGGGCGGACGGGGCAGTAGTAATCAATAACTGGCATTATAAATTTAGAACATCGCTGAGAAATATTCTATAGGTTAAAACGTGGCAGGCAAGCATGGCCTGTTTGTCATTTGCCTCTTTCATTTATTCAAGCGGTAATAACCATGATTGCTTTCTTTTCAGGACGATAACAGAATATTGACTGCTTCAGGTGATCAAAGTGTGAGTCAACAAACTTCAGATGTAGTTTCTGCTCTTGGTTGTTTACATGGAATGCATATTTCAGAGAAGCTTTTCTTATAtagttttttcaattcacattctGGCTAATGCTGATAATAGCATGAAGTACGAAGATTCAAATGTTATACCATGCATTAACAAGATATACACACATTCATATAATCTCGTCTACATGAATATGTAAGAAAACGCACGAAATATGAACCGCCTGACAAATGTAAATTGAGCTGGAAGAACTTGTACATCTTAAACCCAAGATGATGGATGCAGTTCTGCTCATTTATTGATTATACGGTAAATTATGGTTTTAACAGATAAAGGTGTGGGATGCACAAAAAAGGAAATGTGTTGGAGCATTGATGGGACACACAGGAAGTGTGAAGACCATTTCTTCTCATCCTACTAATCATGGTACAATCATGACTCATACTCATGTTGGAAATGTTCGTTTTCCTCCAGAAAAGATGATCGAAATTTCTAATTAGcatattttggtgttgctatCGAACAGACATACTTGTATCGGGTTCACGAGACGGGTCCTTTGCTTTGTGGGACTTGAGGTGTTCTGAGAATAGCAGCCACAGACTAAGCATATCGTAAGATCTGCATCCCTTCATGCTTGAGGAGGTTATAGTTGTTCCTTCACAATCTAAACACTCTTTTTCAGCTTAGTAGGAAAACTGGGAATTCATGTCATTTGTAGGCTGAACACATTTGGAACTATATGGAGTTTGCTATTCTTGTAGAATAATATCCATTGAAAAGGAGAAAATATAACGTAATTACCCAAAAGGGAAAAAGGCTCAAAGCTTACTAGTGGACCTCCCTCTCTGTTTTATTTATAGGTCAGTTGCCACTGTCCATGAGGCTCATGTATCTCCCTGTCGGAGGCGGCTTAGGCGGAGAAAGGTTTGTTCTCAGTTCAAATTTGTTCATCCAAAATGCTGGTAATTTTTCCCTTaatccttcaattttttttttcaggctGCCTCGATGAGCATTACATCCGTTCTCTACTTGAGAGATGAAGTTTCCATTGCTACAGCTGGAGCAGTTGACAGGTGTGTGAAACTTTATCATTTCTCCCAAAAGTTGATATCATTATAGAACTCTACTTTAGGCTTTGAAATTTTACTGGGTAGTTATGTAAACTTTCAGTGTTTTGAAGTTTTGGGATACGAGGAATCTCAAAAGGTCGGTTATCCAAACCAGCTCTCATCCAGATACTTCTGACGAAAAGGCAAGTCTTTACATGCAGCAGGGATGGTCAGAAATATATTGTTGATGCTGACTGACACTTCTTTTTTTAACTCAGGAGAGGCGATTGCATGGAGTATCTAGCTTGTCTCAAGATCTAAACGGAGTGTATATTTCAGCCTCATGCATGGACAGTAGGTATACTTCTGTTCTTTGACTATTATACTTGTTTTGGAGCAAAAATTTCACGCCTTATTGACTATTTTGATCAAAGAAAATCCTGGAAATTATTTACAGCTCCCAAATGAAGCCTTTCAGTTAGTTCAGATTCTGAAGTATTGCTCTTTCAGGATATACCTTTACAGTATACTTCAGCTTGACAATGGCCCTGTGAAAACTTTCTCTGGATGTCAAATTGACTCCTTTTTTGTTAAGGTAAGCAGATTTTGCAGTACTCAAATGCTCAATACTTTAGGATATGAACCGATGTTGGGCATGCACATAATTTTCTGAATGTGTTGCAGTCATCAATCAGTCCAGATGCCTCTCATATGCTTTCTGGTTCTAGTGATGGAAATGCATACGTTTGGCAGGTTAGTATTCTCTCTTTAACCAGGACCCTGTAGATTTTCTGTCTATGATTTCATTGAAGTAGCTATTTGAAGCAGGTAAACAAGCCTCACCTAGATCCAATGTTACTGAAAAGCCATGATGGAGAAGTTACTGCAGTGGATTGGTATGTTTTATGAATGTATTCTGAGCTTCAACAGAGATCCCTtttggaaaaggaaataaatttcTCATAATTTCTCCAGGTGCCCTTCAGAGATGGGGAAGGTAGCAACATCTGCAGATGATTTTACAGTAAGTATGCAATAAATTGGTCAGCAAAAAAACTTATGAAAATTTGAGTCTCCATTAGAACCAATTATAAACTGCTTATGATGCATCATTGCTCTTTGTTGCTGGAAAAGCATCTCAAGTTTCTTCGGCAAATTGGTTTCAGGTTCGCTTTTGGAACATCCAAGGCTGTTGCTACTCAAACTCAAGATCTCCTTCATCCATTCGAAGAAGAGTAATGGCAGTTCCAAGTATAGAACGGAAAAGGCTGTT
The genomic region above belongs to Coffea arabica cultivar ET-39 chromosome 7c, Coffea Arabica ET-39 HiFi, whole genome shotgun sequence and contains:
- the LOC113697776 gene encoding pescadillo homolog, with translation MPKHYRPPGKKKEGNAAKYVTRSQAVKYLQVSLSVFRKLCILKGVFPRDPKKKVKGSHHTYYHMKDILFLKHEPLLEKLREMRAYEKKVKKAQSKKNRDLAERLLSRKPSYTLDRLIGERYPKFIDALRDLDDCLSMVHLFAALPAIQRVERENIQVDRIHNCRRLSHEWQAYISRTHKLRKTFISVKGIYYQAEVEGQKVTWLTPHALQQVLPDDVDFKVMLTFLEFYETLLAFVNFKLYHSINVKYPPILDSRLEALAADLYALSRYFDANSKASKLDSEDIGLSGSQQVEEKHEETKLEESELRLAQLQHQLPSNEPGALMHLIGDAEGNEEEDTNTRECRSLFKNMKFFLSREVPRESLLFIIPAFGGLVSWEGEGAPFNESDQSITHQIVDRPTQKHTFLSRAYLQPQWVYDCVNARIVLPTDDYLVGRIPPPHLSPFVDNEAEGYVPEYAETIKRLQAAARKEVLPMPGVGTEDLADPQTLLVEGIIDRAEAIEAAEKKKKMSILQKQYHDELKLELQGTQYPSIVDTVKQNDAVEESLSNLLQITEDADNMSKVVMPRRKRKLYEAMQIGKQRKRAHVHLLKERKEKIDAAKKS
- the LOC113698623 gene encoding uncharacterized protein, with translation MQNFIAQSFFRDINSRELNGFRVKKRPYIVDERPESSQLGAVSVEHNGKTSPPMALSFCKSNENAHILAVTDEAGYISLYNTRLKFPSSSTYQQNTEKCRILEWVAHDNAIFDICWIKDDNRILTASGDQSIKVWDAQKRKCVGALMGHTGSVKTISSHPTNHDILVSGSRDGSFALWDLRCSENSSHRLSISSVATVHEAHVSPCRRRLRRRKAASMSITSVLYLRDEVSIATAGAVDSVLKFWDTRNLKRSVIQTSSHPDTSDEKERRLHGVSSLSQDLNGVYISASCMDSRIYLYSILQLDNGPVKTFSGCQIDSFFVKSSISPDASHMLSGSSDGNAYVWQVNKPHLDPMLLKSHDGEVTAVDWCPSEMGKVATSADDFTVRFWNIQGCCYSNSRSPSSIRRRVMAVPSIERKRLFIDEDLTSLKNNSEICPQGAVSNIHSPKPTIASETTTPESQRSRYSSNFRLKENLDKTPEAASRSPSSVLNPPSSLKRRTIRDYFLVA